In Scomber japonicus isolate fScoJap1 chromosome 3, fScoJap1.pri, whole genome shotgun sequence, the genomic window TACAGATTTACTTTCAGACAAGTTACTAACAATATCaaatttgtgtctttttaaaagAACTTTTCACGAACAGACCGGCTCTTGCGGCATCGGCGGTTGTGCCAGGGTCGCAGCGTAGCGAAAGTAGAGAACCAGCCGTGCTGCGAACCGCGCCCATATCCCCAAGAACCCCCGCCCGCACCACCAACCTGGAGTCCCATGCATCCCCCTCCAGGTCGACTGGCGGTCTGACATTCCACCATACCCACATCCATAACACCGCCAGTGACGGGACAAGCCACAGGGTTTCTTCACCTCAGCTCTGTGCTGAGTGGCTCCACACTCTAACACAGACTGATCTTGCAGCTCCAGTCTTGGGATTACTAATGACAGAgggacatttgtgtttttgttttgttgacttCTTACTGTGTTTCCTTTCCCcctacgtttttttttttttttttttttttttttttttaaagacgaGACTTTTCTGTGATGAACAGTGGTCCAGTGGTTTTGTACTTAATCTGTTAGatttttttgcaaaaaaaaaaaaaaaaaagtttttattgttgttcaaATATATCTGCATTTGGTGGTACTCGGGAAGGGCAGTGGGTGTTGTTTATCCTGACTTCTTGGCAAAAAATGGGATACAGTGGTGAGGAAAAACATTTGagcttttttccttatttggcCCATTTTGTTTCAGAAGCATTGCCACTTAggtcaaaatgaataaaactgaactttCCTTTCAGGTAAAGTAAGGAAACCACTCTTGATATCTCATGTGGACCAGATCTTGTTTGCCATTGCAGCTAACATAATGTTTACCATGGAAGCACCAACCTGACATTTTACCTGTGGTGAACTTTCCCATGATGTTGACTTCTAGTCAGTAATTCAGACATTTCACTCTTTATTGGTAAGCTGCATCTGGTCCAAATATAATTTGAACAAGATGCGTTTTCTGACTTTAACAGCACAGGAGGTACAGTTTTAATGCTTACTCTGtaaataattcaaaatgtttattattgttttaccATGGGACTTGagaggtaattttttttttatccacaaAATGGGccaaaaagaaagcagaaattAGAATTGGGTTCAGTCTGTTGCCACTGTTGAATCCAGTGGAATCCTGAGTAACTTTGTGGgtgttgattttaaaaaagtaatatcaAACAGTGCTTCATAATTGTAAACCAGGACTTCCAATAAGTGAATGATCATAGTGCCGCCTGCAGCTGACTCATGTCAGACATGAAGGGTCGGGTCACAGGAGTATCACCTGTGTATCTCGTGTTCTGTGTCGTGTGTGACATGCCGATGATCACTCAGGAAATGGCACAGGATAACGGCCTGAGCAACTCCTCCTGTAGAGTCCTGCTATTGTAAGTGCAGCTGTAAACCATGTGTATACAGTGATCTCCAGTACTACAGCAgacaactctctctctccagctgtgtTTATAGATCGTGGTCTAAAGTAGTGCAGGTTGGCCACTCGAAGTCCTATTATGTTTGTACAGATTTCTCACATGGTGAGATCAGTGGGGGTATACAAAATCTTGTGGCCTtagtgtatttctttttttttcttctttttttgccttttttttcaacTGTTTATTATTGTGGATCAGATGTATTTACTAAGACAAGACAGCTTTTCATCATCACGGTATTTTTCCCCTCAAAGCTGTCATGGTTACAGAATGTTGACTGCTTCAGACTAATGTTTTCTCCTGTCAAAAGAGGTGGTCCTTTGATGAATATTTTGAGTCATTGTTGCTGATAACGGTGTAACACAACATATAATCCTTAAGGAGCCCATAGGAGTTTTGACGGTCCTCTGCAGTGCTTTGGCCGGTCGCAGGCCACACAGTAGACTCAACACTTGCTTGACTCTGCTACACACTAACGATTGCCTTTTTATCCAAATATTATGTGGTTGGTGTGTATAATGGATGTCTGTCATGTCATTGGGTTTAGCCTTAAGTAAGTGCGGATACACAAATAATCATTGTAGTACTAAACGATATTGTAACGAACGATTTCTTTTACCTATGATGAACTCTGATCGTACTGTGGGGAAAGTCTTTTGACTGTCAGGTAGCAAAGAGCCGTTTAATCGTGGCCTCTTTGGTGCCCATGGAGTCATTTCTCAAACTTGATCCTTTCTGTGACTTGGTGAGCAAGTGATGGGTCTTTTCATAATGTTTAACTGAGAAATGTCAGTGCTGGTGGGAGGTTTAGTCTACATGGTCAAACATTCATGTACATAATAGACAGCTATTAGATGCCACAGCTATGTAGGTGTATATAATGACTGACACCATCAGTGGTGTTTTTTGGggactacatttttttttattattatttaaagatcCACATCAACCTTAGATTTAAGGTTTAGATGTGTGGAATCTCAGAGTGTAGTATTTGGTCTCATTGTTAGGatgttcatgttcagattgCTAGTTAATGGGAAGCCTCCTTAAAATGATCCTTTGATATTCAGACAAAATTGTGTGTCAGTTCAACTGTGCACGGAGATTGCATTCATATTTAAGCGACTCGATTGAATATAAGAAAACTCAGTGGCAGCAAAGGGACAAGTTTGAGAAATGCATTAATTTGCTCTGGAAACACTATTCCAAAATCTGCGGAAGGGACACTGCTGGCACGAGCACATAACTAAAAATGGCTAAAGGGCAATACAGTATATAGTGGACGTCACTTGTTAATACCTTTTTGTCATGTATTGTTTTTAGTATTATCAATCTCATTGTTAAAATGCAATAGAATCCTTGAGCCTCAGATCATTTGTTGATAAGATTGAggtgtcatttttaattttttttttttttttttttcccagacagatcaaaatgatttaatttgtcTGAGAATTTCTCatcacatttttgatgattgtttcaaggacctttttttttattctgatgAAATTGTAAACACTGGagtgaaaggaagaaaaaaagagatacagatttttttttcccttcagaCTGTACTAGGTTTTAGACAAAGCCTATTTCTCCTCAAACTTGACAGAGAAGGCGGACATAACAGTTTGGATCAGTACAGTTGAGAGCCCAGTATGTTCGGTAATTTTGACATTAGAGGCAGTAGTACCAcaagaaaatgttttctttcttataCAAAGTCCCTGGTATTTGTAGTAAATTATATTGATAATGGTATTAGATGAACAACAGCATAACAGTAGCTATCACAGATtagttgttttctttattagtcTTGCATGCAGAGTTATGGTCCTCAGTTAAAATAGGATCTTGATATTGATTATTTTGTGTAGGAAAATGAGTGCATAAGAATAACTTCCTAAAAAATGTTACAATGATTATTGTAAAATGGGCTAACTAATATGTACCCTTGTGATCCAATTAGTTTCAACTGTATGAAAATCAGAGGAGAGGCTTCTTACTATTATGCTGAAATAAAAGAATTTGTAAAGGACTTTTTGTGCTTACTGGATGTGTTGACTTAACTGATGATTTTGATTTCACACACTTGGGTAAAAATGTTAAGAACAGCATGATTGAGTGAGTGACTGTCATGTCTTATTTGTCAAGGTTTTGGTATTATCAAGTAGTTTTTTAAGTTATTCACTGTACTAATGCCATTCCATTTCAGACACATGAACCACTCACAAATAAGAGGACCCTCATTTTAAATTTATGCTAACCAGGTCGGCTGATGTTCCCTTTTAGCTTTACTTTACACAACAGTGCTGTCCAAAATTGAACAGGATAACATTAGATGGATGAATTAGTGTATCAGGATGTTTGTGGATTCAAAAGAATATGGgtggatcataatcatcacatgAATGAGCACCACAGGTAGTGATAGATGATAAAACACACTTGAAGAGCTCCAATGCTGGATTACCAACCAAGTAAATGGGGAAATGCCCTGTAATCCCACAGACACCAAAAACCCAAACTTCACTACAAGTCAACTGGTTTTGGTAGTTTGATGCACTACACGTTGcacagagagcaggagaggtTGGTGGACAGCTGGTGCCCAACAGAATATTTTTGCCCCAGGGCCCTGAAACAAGTTCATTCACTTCAAACAAATTAATCCATGAAGATACAACAGTTAAAATGTGAACcaagaaagattaaaaatacaacagaaaACTGACAACTACTTCAGTGCCACAGGATCTGTAGACATCAGTGAAGAAAAGCAAGGAAACATTGAATTGGGTGAGTAAGATTTGTAGAAACTAGAAATGTATACTTATAAATGGTGTCTGGTGGGACTCTGGGGAAAAAGTAACCTTACAACTTGGCATGGAAGAGGTGGCACAGACTTACGAATAGTTATGAGAGTGATGCGCTACTAGTAGAGTTCTTGTGAAGAGTTTTGTTCcttgtgtgtgttatgtaagTGTTATTGTTTCGTTTGTTATTCATTTCCCCACTAGAGAGGTGTATGAATCAGAAAAGTTTGGCTTTGATAATGCTTACATTGGGCAGTTGtaattgcattttttatgtTGCAAGATACGGTGTCCAAGTGTTAATATTGACATGATCCTAAAAGCATGCACAATTATAATTGTACCAATGAATGATAATATTGCATCATTCTGTctttaaatgattaatgaagcaattatttacatgtattttgtttgttattcTCTTTACCATACCATCTTCCTATCTTCAGTCTCACTTATCATCTCCTGCTTTATTGTTAACAGTTTTTTACTGTCCATTTTCTGTGTCTACCTTTGTTTAATGAAAAGATTCCTCTCCCTATCTTGAAGACATAACAAATAATCAACATTAGAAAAAAGCACACAAGTATACAGAAGGCCACAATAGTCAGCCATCATTTAGTGAGGAGGGGCCTTATTCCCTCCACATAATCAATATAGCCAAAAGTAGTTTCAACATCTTTGAGCACTGCCACTGGACATATGGGATAGCCAGTGAAAACTTCTCACTCCCTCAAACCTCACTGACTCTGATAAGCAGTGGTCCTATCCTGTTAACAAAACAGCATAGGGGCTggtttctccttctttctgtccttgaTGAAAAATCAATATGGCAAACTTTTCCTCTCATCAACTTTTCCTAGAAAAAAGTAAATTTACACTGAAATTGAAAATGAGACCTTTGGAAGTTATCAGCTAGGTTAATTCTGaggtactttacttgagtatttcaatttgatgctactttattcTTCCACtccatttcagagggaaatattgtactttccatgcctacatttatttgacagctttagttacttttcagatgaagatttgacacaatggatgatataacaagcttttaaaatacaacacattgttaaagatgaaaccaacctttttggctcttgacatcttacaaaaagcagtgtgtagtctggGTCACATCCGCAATGTCTAtaagttgttaacagctccaccaaatagtgatttttccctctaagcTTCTTAtatggattctttttttttttaatgttcaaatgatgatgttcaaaaaatcaaagattagagaagaAGTACCAAAAAGATGCATAGcctatcagaactttgttttttgagTACCACTGGACTAACTGTGTAAAGTAatagctccagctccagcagctaaaacagtaacatgctgatCTAACATTGATGCTTCAGTAGTCATATATCagctacttttactgcagtagcCTATTTGAACCACATTATGTACTTAAGTAGGATTGTCATGCATTACTTTTACTAATAATggaatatttttactttactgtattgCAGTCTTTACTTAAAcaaaggatctgagtactttttccaccactgttgAGTCCACTATGCTAAGCCAAAACATGTGGATGGACGTGGACATACATGTGTGCATGTCATTGCTCACACAGCCATCATCATTATCCACAATATACCCCTTTAACAGTTCCTTGTTGTAATTACACCAGTATTGCTTTGGGGGGCAGCAGCTGCTTTTAATGTGACTAGAGGAAAAGcgcagagaaagaaagcagtaCATCTGGTGGAACAATATTATGTTTACGAAAACCTAAACCGTAAAAAGTTGTTTGTACAACCCACTGGTTGTCAGTGTCAAAACTTGACAGAAGAAGCGGACACAACGTGACCTTAATGCTCCGTTTTTATCAATAATTTAATACTCGTATAACCACAAATGTTAGCTGACTATGCGGGTCAGCTCGCCTGTGgggatggagaggagaagaaggagctgCCTCCGTTTGAGTCAAAGGAGAAGAGTTTTAAAGAGGTACCGGAGGGTGACAtgacctcctcctccaggtttCTGCAGGCTGAACTGGAGCTGAACACCCACCTCCGCCGGCTCAGCTTCAGCGAGCCTGTCCGATACATCTACAACCCGCTGGAGTACGCCTGGGACACCCATCGCTGCTACGTGGAGAAGTATTGTCAGGGCGGACAAAGCATCCTGTTTTTAGGGATGAATCCTGGACCTTTCGGCATGGCACAGACAGGGGTGAGAATTTACTTGCATTTGCATCTTTATAAATGACCAGAGATGATTTAGTAGTTCGCTTTGGTTGCACATTCACTGCCTGCTCATTGGCTGCGGAAGCTAAGGTAAACAACAAAGCCCAGTTTAACCGAGGCAacgtgtaggatttagtgacatctagtggtcatGTTGTAGATTGCAACACATTGAATACGTCGCCATCTCGCACCATTTTCCCACCTGCATTCTGCGAAGACCCAACCCTACTCTACTTTTGACTGGCTCTGACCCTTATATATTTACCCTAACCGAAGCAACTAGCTCTGAGTTTAAAGGTGAAGCCAATGCTGGCATTCTCTCTAGTGGCCAGCAGGAGGCGACTCCACTGGTTACAAAAAGAAGTCTGGTTGTAATAACTTACTATTTATAACCTCAGACAGTAAACactttcctaatgagtttaCTCTTGATCGGTAGTTCCAAGTCTTCAATGCAGCATGAGGTTAATTTTGTAGCTAAATTATGGTTCCCTTTACAATAACATGGCCATCTTGCAATTGACAAGTCATAACCACAGTGTATTGTAACGTATCATAGCCCCAGATGAAAATAGGAGTATACACTAATTACAACATATTTACTAATATTGTTTTCCATTCTGTTTCACTAGATGCCACTGAATTCTAtccactgcacctttaagataCATTCATTGTGTGTCACTTTGTGCTAATGTTATGAATTACTAATTGCAATTTTTTTTGATGAATCCACATGGCAACACTAATATAAAGGCACATCTTCATAAAATTCATAAGAAATAATCCATGTCAAATCATTGTCAGAGGCTGAAAGCATTGGTGTAACATTCAATTATGTATATAGAATTGGGCCCTTATGTTGTTACAGAAATATTCCAAATCCTTATAATGCTTATAATCCTTATAATGCTGCATTTCTTGCAATGCCAAGAATTTTGTGTTTTCCTCCTGAGATATTGCAACACTAGCAAgaaactttttattattttggctGATGTAATGTTTCTTTACAGGATTGAGGAAAATAATTCTTCAGTGACCATGATTTGTTGTAAAAAGCTAAAATGATCTCCTCTTCTTTGTACAGGTGCCCTTTGGTGAAGTGAAGTCAGTTGTTGATTGGCTGAAGATCACAGGGGACGTCGGCCATCCTGAAGTCGAGCATCCAAAGCGAGTGATCAAAGGGCTTGCCTGCACTCAGAGTGAAGTGAGCGGTGCACGTTTCTGGGGCTTCTTCAGAAAGTTGTGTGGGGAACCTGCAATGTTCTTCCGCCACTGCTTTGTGCATAACCTTTGCCCACTTATTTTCATGAGTACTAGTGGGAAGAATTTAACCCCCCCAGAGCTGCTTAAAGGAGAACGGGAGGCGCTCTTGGCGCTGTGTGACATTGCACTGTGCCAGGTGGTAGAGGCTCTGGGCGTCTCCATGGTAATTGGTGTTGGAAAGGTGTCAGAGCAGCGGGCACGACGAGCTCTGTCTGCCGCAGGTATTAACGTGCGAGTTGAGGGCATCATGCATCCATCCCCCAGGAACCCTCTAGCCAATAAGGGCTGGGAAGCAGTTGCCAAAGCCAAGCTGGAAGAACTTGGTGTCCTATCATTGCTAAATAACACGTCAACCAACCATCCTTGCCAGGAATTCTAGTAAGAGACTCAGGGTATGAAAACCTTTCTAATGAGTTTTTA contains:
- the smug1 gene encoding single-strand-selective monofunctional uracil-DNA glycosylase 1 — its product is MLADYAGQLACGDGEEKKELPPFESKEKSFKEVPEGDMTSSSRFLQAELELNTHLRRLSFSEPVRYIYNPLEYAWDTHRCYVEKYCQGGQSILFLGMNPGPFGMAQTGVPFGEVKSVVDWLKITGDVGHPEVEHPKRVIKGLACTQSEVSGARFWGFFRKLCGEPAMFFRHCFVHNLCPLIFMSTSGKNLTPPELLKGEREALLALCDIALCQVVEALGVSMVIGVGKVSEQRARRALSAAGINVRVEGIMHPSPRNPLANKGWEAVAKAKLEELGVLSLLNNTSTNHPCQEF